In a single window of the Acyrthosiphon pisum isolate AL4f chromosome X, pea_aphid_22Mar2018_4r6ur, whole genome shotgun sequence genome:
- the LOC103309055 gene encoding uncharacterized protein LOC103309055, with translation MPRIRGAWDNKTGNRKNGLLFGTWNVRTLFKPGAAQNIVKEIEKYKLKIVALQEIRWDDTGTLDIQETTILYGKCNERRQFGTGFAIHKSLVPNIREFKDINPRTSLLTMKAQFFDITFINVHAPSEDKSQEEKDDFYESLDLILNALPQYRIKIVLGDLNAKVGKETVFRPIIGSHSLHEVTNDNGLRLIDFACGNGLVVKSTMFPHKNIYKGTWMSPDGRYVNQIDHILVSTRFKNCIQDIRTMRGADGDSDHYLVKGKMKVKIKKVTRNKGIVVDKYDTAKLNNMNTGERFKYQMYEKIRRIDTGINDSIDAKWKKIKDTIKVVAESEIGKIKSVRKPWFNDVCEDALYRRKEARNQWLNDQHNREKEIVYKECQKSASRVFRNEKRKYTQNLLEEAEVDSRMNRARQLYQKINSIRGGFRKHNKFLKNEDGSLTTGQEEMLEKWRQYFGQLLNCENPEETFVWTIEETNDCECLPPTSNEIKQQILRLKNQKSPGEDGIQGEILKKLDEETISRIHSIIETVWLEERLPEEWNTALVCPIHKKNDPRYATIIGE, from the coding sequence ATGCCTCGGATACGTGGAGCTTGGGATAATAAGACTGGAAATCGGAAAAATGGCTTATTGTTTGGGACATGGAACGTACGTACTCTTTTTAAACCTGGAGCGGCTCAAAACATTGTTAAAGAAATTGAGAAATACAAGTTAAAAATTGTTGCTTTACAAGAAATTAGATGGGATGATACTGGAACGTTAGATATACAAGAAACAACAATACTTTATGGTAAATGTAATGAAAGACGCCAGTTTGGAACTGGTTTTGCGATACACAAAAGCTTAGTACCAAATATAAGGGAGTTCAAAGATATCAATCCAAGAACCTCATTGTTGACAATGAAAGCACAGTTTTTCGATATAACTTTCATAAATGTGCATGCGCCTTCCGAAGATAAATCGCAAGAAGAGAAGGATGATTTCTATGAGAGCTTGGacttaatattaaatgcattacCTCAATACAGAATAAAAATTGTCTTAGGTGACCTAAACGCAAAAGTTGGTAAAGAGACTGTATTCAGGCCAATAATTGGTAGTCACAGCCTGCACGAAGTTACAAATGATAATGGATTAAGACTTATTGATTTTGCATGTGGAAATGGTCTTGTAGTGAAAAGTACAATGTTccctcataaaaatatttataagggaACATGGATGTCACCAGATGGAAGGTATGTCAACCAAATCGACCATATTCTAGTGAGCACAAGATTCAAAAACTGTATTCAAGACATAAGAACGATGAGAGGAGCCGATGGTGATTCGGATCACTATCTGGTTAAAGGAAAAATgaaagtcaaaataaaaaaggtaacTCGGAATAAAGGAATAGTGGTAGACAAATATGACACAGCTAAACTAAACAATATGAATACGGGTGAAAGATTCAAGTATCAGATGTATGAAAAAATCAGAAGGATAGATACAGGTATAAATGACTCAATTGATGCAAAATGGAAGAAAATTAAAGATACTATAAAGGTAGTAGCAGAGTCAGAAATCGGGAAAATAAAATCTGTAAGAAAACCGTGGTTCAACGATGTGTGTGAAGATGCTCTATATCGGAGAAAAGAAGCTAGAAATCAGTGGCTTAATGACCAACATAATAGAGAAAAAGAAATTGTGTATAAAGAATGCCAGAAAAGTGCAAGTAGAGTATTCAGAaatgaaaaacgaaaatatactCAGAATTTATTGGAAGAAGCAGAAGTAGATTCTAGAATGAATAGAGCGAGACAGTTGtaccaaaaaataaacagtataaGAGGAGGTTTcagaaaacataataaattcttGAAAAACGAAGATGGTTCACTGACTACAGGACAGGAAGAGATGTTGGAAAAATGGAGGCAATATTTTGGCCAGCTGCTCAACTGCGAAAATCCAGAAGAAACTTTTGTATGGACAATAGAAGAAACCAACGATTGCGAATGCCTACCCCCTACTagcaatgaaataaaacaacaaatattaaggttaaaaaaccaaaaatctcCTGGAGAAGATGGGATTCAgggagaaatattaaaaaaattagatgagGAAACAATATCAagaatacatagtattattgaAACGGTTTGGCTGGAGGAAAGACTCCCGGAGGAGTGGAATACGGCGCTAGTGTGCCCTATACACAAAAAGAACGACCCCAGATATGCAACAATTATAGGGGAATAG
- the LOC107883433 gene encoding uncharacterized protein LOC107883433, whose amino-acid sequence MICQDITKAYDTIWRHRVIQIFSKIISNGNMLNYIKNFLDNRQFAVKVSNTLSVNLLQENGVPQDDFNFWCRSNNLSTVQRFLEETANKLTQWANTSGFKFSNSKSQCIIFSRKRGQKHINVQIDGKNIPNNNTVKILGLKFDTKMNWIQHLKYLKTDINQKLNLIKMLSHTQWGGDEHTLIRIHRQLIRAKLDYEAILYQSTSHSHLKIIDSALNSSIRLCIGAFKSSPIESIRNIAQEAPQELRRAEKTLLYAASITRNTDNVLGNTTYDFFLFHKWSHY is encoded by the exons ATGATATGTCAAGACATTACAAAAGCTTACGACACTATATGGAGACATCGAGTAATtcaaatattcagtaaaattatatctaatggTAATATgcttaactatattaaaaatttcctAGACAATCGACAATTCGCAGTCAAAGTATCAAACACACTCTCTGTAAATCTCTTACAAGAAAACGGAGTACCTCAAG ATGACTTCAACTTCTGGTGCAGGAGCAACAACCTATCAACTGTACAAAGGTTCCTCGAAGAAACAGCCAACAAACTAACTCAATGGGCCAATACGTCAGGTTTCAAATTCTCCAATTCAAAATCCCAATGCATTATATTCTCTAGAAAAAGAGGGCAAAAACATATAAACGTTCAAATAGATGGAAAAAACATACCAAACAATAACACAGTCAAAATTCTCGGCCTGAAATTTGATACAAAAATGAACTGGATCCAACatctaaaatacctaaaaaCGGATATTAaccaaaaattgaatttaataaaaatgttaagtcaCACCCAATGGGGGGGAGATGAACATACACTAATCCGCATACATAGACAACTTATCAGAGCAAAGTTAGACTACGAAGCAATTTTATACCAATCAACCAGCCACTCACATCTTAAAATAATAGACAGTGCATTAAACTCCAGCATAAGACTATGCATTGGAGCTTTCAAATCAAGCCCTATAGAAAGCATAAGAAACATAGCACAAGAAGCACCCCAAGAGCTAAGAAGAGCAGAGAAGACACTTCTCTACGCAGCTAGCATCACTAGAAATACAGACAATGTACTTGGTAATACcacttatgatttttttttatttcataagtgGTCccattattag